A stretch of the Papaver somniferum cultivar HN1 chromosome 6, ASM357369v1, whole genome shotgun sequence genome encodes the following:
- the LOC113285437 gene encoding tryptamine hydroxycinnamoyltransferase 1-like — protein MANALITSAILKHYSSSLTSSSVDEKSANIHSHEIVPLTIFDKATHDCHEDVYLVFKPPMPSNEVLKDALSKVLVYYPHLAGRFVTDNLGRTCIILNNAGVRITETYIPTTLAEQLPFDASKDGSHLIPSVKGVEELCQVQLNRYKCSGLVLGFTAHHRVADGQSILGSFFVSWSRMVRGLTIELAPYHDRYAISQPRNPPRVEFEHGSIEFQKSTINLDNTVVFSSSSVETVIVNYSVEFINKIKDMVSNNQDQRYSTFVCLLSHVWKKVTQARGLGLEESSQVRIAVNGRQRISEPAVPMEYFGNLVLWAYPRLKVKELVNESCAYIAKSIRDEVNRVNDRYFKSFIDFGATILQSGGDSDESDELQQTTPEFGSSLCPNLEADSWLRFQVQDIDFGSGGPCAIFPPSIPFEGLVVFIPAGTEDGGVDVKLTLFSEHARLFKKIAHFVDGKLTPTEIAF, from the coding sequence atgGCAAATGCATTGATCACCAGTGCCATCTTGAAGCACTATTCCTCTTCTTTAACTTCATCTAGTGTCGACGAAAAATCTGCTAATATCCATTCTCATGAAATAGTTCCACTGACAATCTTTGATAAAGCTACTCATGATTGTCATGAAGACGTGTATCTTGTATTTAAACCACCTATGCCATCAAATGAAGTCTTGAAAGATGCACTCTCAAAAGTTCTTGTGTATTACCCACACTTGGCTGGAAGGTTCGTAACTGATAATCTTGGCCGAACATGTATCATTCTAAACAATGCCGGTGTTCGCATAACTGAAACTTACATTCCTACCACACTGGCCGAACAACTCCCATTCGATGCATCAAAAGATGGTAGTCATCTTATTCCATCTGTTAAAGGAGTCGAAGAGTTGTGTCAAGTTCAACTAAATCGTTACAAGTGCAGTGGCCTAGTTTTAGGCTTCACTGCTCATCACCGCGTTGCTGATGGCCAATCCATCTTAGGGTCTTTCTTTGTTTCGTGGTCTAGAATGGTTCGTGGTCTTACCATAGAATTAGCTCCTTATCATGACCGTTACGCTATTTCTCAACCAAGAAACCCACCTAGGGTTGAATTTGAACATGGTTCAATTGAGTTCCAAAAGAGCACTATTAATCTCGACAACACCGTAGTGTTTTCATCGTCTTCAGTTGAAACTGTGATTGTTAATTACTCTGTTGAGTTTATAAACAAGATTAAAGATATGGTCAGTAATAACCAAGATCAAAGATACAGTACTTTCGTGTGTTTGCTTTCTCATGTATGGAAGAAGGTAACTCAAGCTAGAGGACTTGGACTAGAAGAATCAAGCCAGGTGAGGATAGCAGTGAATGGAAGACAGCGAATATCTGAACCAGCAGTACCCATGGAGTATTTTGGCAACTTAGTACTTTGGGCTTATCCAAGATTGAAGGTGAAGGAACTAGTGAATGAGAGTTGTGCATATATTGCCAAATCGATCCGTGATGAAGTAAATCGTGTCAATGATAGGTACTTCAAATCATTCATAGATTTTGGCGCAACAATACTCCAAAGTGGCGGAGATAGTGATGAAAGTGACGAGTTGCAACAGACGACACCTGAGTTTGGAAGTTCGCTGTGTCCAAATTTGGAAGCGGATAGCTGGTTGAGGTTTCAGGTTCAAGATATTGATTTCGGTAGTGGTGGTCCTTGTGCAATATTTCCGCCCAGTATCCCGTTTGAGGGTTTAGTGGTTTTTATACCTGCAGGCACTGAAGACGGTGGAGTGGATGTAAAACTTACACTATTCTCCGAGCATGCTAGACTCTTTAAGAAGATTGCTCACTTCGTTGATGGAAAACTCACCCCGACTGAGATTGCATTTTGA
- the LOC113285438 gene encoding tryptamine hydroxycinnamoyltransferase 1-like, translated as MANILLISNAILKHCSPSSTSASEQSVNIPSHEIIPLTIFDEVTHDGHIGVYLVFKPPMPSNEVLKDALSKVLVHYPHLAGRFVTDNLGRTCIVLNNAGLRIVETCIPTTVAEQLLLDASVDNNHLLPSVTKVEELCQVQLNRYACGGLVLGFTAHHRVADGQSILGSFFVSWSRMVRGLDIKLLPHHDRLSLSQPRNPPRVEFDHGSIEFRKPTTNLDTTMEFSSSSVETVIVNYSVEFINKLKVMVNSTPSERYSTFACLLSHVWKKVTQVRGLGLEESSQVRIAVNGRTRISEPSVPMEYFGNLVLWAYPTLKVKELIYESHAYISRVIRDEVSHINDRYFKSFIDFGATINRSGDELQESTPEFGGTLCPNLEVDSWLGFPVHDIDFGTGGPCAMVHPSTPFEGLVVFIPAGTEDGGVDVKLTLFAEHVPPFNKIAHSIDGKLTPAEIAI; from the coding sequence atgGCAAATATATTATTGATCAGCAACGCCATCTTGAAGCACTGTTCTCCCTCTTCAACATCAGCTAGTGAACAATCTGTTAATATCCCTTCTCATGAAATAATTCCACTTACAATCTTTGATGAAGTTACCCATGATGGTCACATAGGTGTGTATCTTGTATTTAAACCACCTATGCCATCGAATGAAGTCTTGAAAGATGCACTCTCGAAAGTTCTTGTTCATTACCCACACTTAGCTGGAAGGTTCGTAACTGATAATCTAGGCCGAACATGTATCGTTCTCAATAACGCAGGGCTTCGCATCGTTGAAACTTGCATTCCCACCACAGTGGCCGAGCAACTCTTACTCGATGCGTCAGTAGATAATAATCATCTTCTTCCATCTGTTACCAAAGTTGAAGAGTTGTGTCAAGTTCAACTAAATcgttatgcatgtggtggtctaGTTTTAGGCTTCACTGCTCATCACCGTGTTGCCGATGGCCAATCCATATTAGGTTCTTTCTTTGTTTCATGGTCTAGAATGGTCCGTGGCCTCGACATAAAATTACTTCCTCATCATGATCGACTTTCTCTTTCTCAGCCAAGAAACCCACCTAGAGTTGAATTTGATCATGGGTCAATTGAGTTCAGAAAGCCTACTACTAATCTCGACACTACCATggagttttcttcatcttcagttgaAACTGTGATTGTCAATTACTCTGTTGAGTTCATAAACAAGCTGAAAGTTATGGTCAATAGTACCCCAAGTGAAAGATACAGTACTTTCGCGTGTTTACTTTCACATGTATGGAAGAAGGTAACTCAAGTTAGAGGACTTGGCTTAGAAGAGTCGAGCCAGGTGAGAATAGCAGTGAATGGAAGAACTAGAATATCTGAACCATCCGTACCCATGGAGTATTTTGGTAACTTAGTACTCTGGGCTTATCCAACATTGAAGGTGAAGGAACTAATTTACGAGAGTCATGCATATATCTCCCGAGTGATCCGAGATGAAGTTAGTCATATCAATGATAGGTACTTCAAATCATTTATTGATTTTGGAGCCACAATAAATCGAAGTGGTGACGAGCTACAAGAGTCGACACCTGAGTTTGGAGGCACGCTCTGTCCAAATTTGGAAGTGGATAGCTGGTTGGGGTTCCCGGTTCATGATATTGATTTCGGTACGGGAGGTCCTTGTGCAATGGTTCATCCCAGTACCCCATTTGAAGGATTAGTTGTTTTTATACCTGCAGGTACTGAAGATGGTGGGGTGGATGTAAAGCTTACTCTTTTCGCGGAACATGTTCCTCCCTTTAACAAGATTGCTCACTCCATCGATGGCAAACTCACCCCGGCTGAGATTGCAATTTAA